The sequence AGCCCCTGGTAACTTCTGCTGTGCCCATCGGTGCTGACACCTACACAACAGATGAGACGTGTCGGGGATTCCTCGTCGTGAGTCGAAAGTGTCACGAATGCCTGAGTAACAGCTGAGAGCACGGTCCATGTTTGCTGTCAGCACCCCATCGGGTGGCTCGCCACTGGGCACCACGTACGGGTTACCGCACCATGGCAACACCGCCCGCCGTGGGGGCACAGCGACCCGGGTCACCACCGCGATGCGATCCTGGTCACTGCCAGATACGCACCGATGGACCGGTCGGTTCATCCACGGGGGTGTTATTACCCCCCGGCCAGATGAACAATCCGAGGGCCCGTTCGCTTCCCGGGGCGGGTGGCGTCAGGAGGCGAGCAGCGCGAGGGCGCCGCGCACCTGGTCAGCCGAGCGGGCCAGCGCGGCCCGGGCGGCGTCGATCTCGGCGCCGGAGACGAGGGAGACCAATGCCGTCTTCAGGTCCCCGTCGGCCTCACTGAGGGCCCGCTGGGAGAGTTCCTCCGAGCAGCCGGTGGCCTCGACCAGAATCGAGATCATTCGTCCCCGGAGTTTCGCGTTGGTGGCCACCATGTCGATCATGAGGTTCGAGTAGACCCGCCCCAGGCGCACCATGACGGCGGTCGAGAACGTGTTGAGCACCAACTTCTGCGCGGTGCCCGCCTTCATCCGGGTCGACCCGGTGACCACCTCGGGTCCGGTGTCCACCCCGATGAACACGTCGACCGACCGGGCGGCCTCCGCCTCCGGATTGGCGCAGAGGAGCACCGTCGAGGCGCCCTTGGCGCGGGCTGCGGCGAGCGCCCCGAGGACGTACGGGGTGCGTCCGCTGGCCGCCAGACCAACCACCAGGTCCCCGGCCCGTACACAACTGGCCGCTTCGACAGCGCCGCCCCGGTCATCGTCCTCGGCGTCCTCCACGGCCCGCCACATGGCGTCCGGGCCGCCCGCGAGGTGCGCGCAGAACCAGTGCCGGGGCGAGTTGAAGGTGGGGGCCAGTTCGGCCGCGTCGAGTACGCCCAGCCGGCCGGAGGTGCCGGCCCCGAAGTAGTGCACCCGGTGACCGCCGCGAAGGGCAGCGACCGCCAGGTCGACGGTGGTGGCGATCTCGTCGAGCACCGCGGCGACCGCCGCGGGCACCCGCCGGTCCGCCTCGTTGATCACGGTGAGCACGTCCCGGGTCGACATCAGGTCCAGGTCGACGCTGAGCGGGTTGCGCCGTTCGGTGGGGGCGCCCACCCGGACCGTCGGGCGAGCGGGCGGTGCGGGCATCTCCGCACCGGCCGTCATGCCCGCCTCCGGTTGGCACCCACCCGGTGCGACTGGACCGCCTCGGCGGTCGCCTCGAGAGCCTTACGGGCTCGGGCCCGGTTGCGGGCGGCCACTCCGACGAAGAGGCAGTCGACAACGGTCAGCTGGGCCAGTCGGCTGGCCGTCGCGCCGGAGCGGTAGGTGGTCTCCCGGGCCGCCGTGGTCAGCACGAAGTCGGCCACGTCGGTGATCGGCGAGCGCGGGAAGTTGGTCAGCGCCACTGTCGCGGCACCCCGGGTACGGGCCTGCTCCAGCACCTCGATCACGTCGGAGGTGGTGCCGGTGTGCGAGATGCCGATCGCCACGTCTCCCCGGCCCAGGAGGGCGGCCGAGGTCAGCGCGGTGTGCACGTCCGGGAAGTAGAAGGCGATCCGGCCGATGCGGTGCAGCTTCTGCTGGAAGTCCGAGGCGACGAACCCGCTGGCGCCGGCGCCGTAGATGTCGATCCGGCCGGCACCGCCGATCGCCTCGACCACCTGCTCGCAGACCGCCGGGTCGAGTTGCTCGGCAGTCTCCTCGACGGCGCGGGCGTCGTTGAACGCGATGGTGGCGATGATCTGAGCGAGGTCGGCGCCGGGCGGGATGTCACCGCCGACCACTCGGGCGTCCGGTGGTTCGATCCGGCGGGCGGCCTCGGCGGCCAGGCGAATGCGCAGTTGGGGGTAACCGTCCATGCCGACCGAACGGCAGAATCGGATGACTGTCGCCTCGGATGTCTCGGCTGCGGTGGCGAGGTCGGTGATTGTCCGACGGGCGGCGGCCGCCGGGTCGGAGACCACCAACCGGGCGACCCGCTGCTCGGCGGGCGACAGCGACGGCAACAGCCCACTGATGTGGACGATCAGCCCACCGGGCTCGTGACTCGCAGAAATCTTCGCACTCTTCGCCACGGATGAAACTTACTTTCAGCAGGCGTGAGCGTCAACTATGACTGTCCGAGGTGGGGGAAACTTCGATCGCCGGGATCACCGGTCCCGCACAGCCTGCCACTTCCCCAGGATCGCCGCCTCATCCGCCGGGTCGAGTCCACCCTGCCGGACGGCCGCCGGGTGCGCGGCCATCCAGGACGCGGTCGCCCGAACGGTGTCGGCCAGCGGACGGACCGTCAGACTGGCGTCCAGGGCCGGCCGAACGTCCCTGTCCATCAGGCCAGCGGTCTCCGGCAGTCGCACCCACAGCGGCAGCGCCCGCTCCCCCGACCACTCGCGTACGTCGTGGGACAGCAGGAAATCCTGATCGACCCAGGTGAGGAGCGGGTCGACGACGCCCAGCCCGGCGGCCACCCCGGCCAACAGGTCGGCCCGGGACATGGCCGGACCGGTGCCGTCGTAGGTGCCGCCGAGGCGGGTGCCGGCGGCGTGCAGCAGCCAGCGCGCCAGATCGGCCACGTCCACGAACTGCACCCTGTCGCTCGGATGTCCGGGGGCCAGCACCTCACCACCGGCCGACAACCGCCGCACCCAGTACGGGAAACGGTCGCTCGGATCCTCCGCGCCGACGATCAGCCCAGCCCGGCAGATGAACGAACGGTCCACTCCCATCCGCTCCCGGACCAGCTCCTCGATGCTCACCTTGCACTCGCCGTACCAGCGGTGGTCCGGGCCGATCGGACCGTCCACGTCCGGCGGCGCCGGGGCCAGGATCGGGGCGTCCGCCGCGGTCTGGCCCGGGGTGGTGTGGTCGGCGTACACCGAGATCGTCGAGACGAACGACCAGTGACCGACGTGGTCGGCGAGCGCGGCGAGCGCGTGCCGGGCATGGCTGACCTGGCGGGACACGTCGATCACGGCGTCGAAACCCTCGTCGGCGAGCGGGACGAGCGCCTCCGGATCGTCGCGGTCGGCCGCCACGAACCGCGCGCCGGTCGGCACCACGCCGGACACGCCCCGGGCCGCACAGGTCACTTCGTGACCCTGCTCGACGGCGAGCCGGGCCGTCTCCCGGCCGAGGAATCGGGTGCCACCCAGAATGAGGATCCGCATCCGCCGATCCTGCGCCGTCGCGAGTCGATTCGGCCAGCCGCTCTGCCCACGGCAGACCGCGATCATGAAGTTGTTGTCACTCAGCTCGGCGTGTCTCGGCAACAACTTCATGATCGACGGGAGCGCTGGATGCGGGCTGGGGGCACTAACGTGGGGTCCATGGCAGAGGGCAGCGTGTTGGTGACCGGGGGTTCCGGCGGGCTCGGCGGTGCGGTCGTCACCGCGTTCCTCGAGGCGGGCTGGCGGGTGGTCGTACCGGAGCGGAAGGCCCGGCCCGGGTCGGAGCCGGCGGCCGCCGGACTGGTCCGGGTTGTCGCGGACCTGGGCGAGCCGGCGGGCGCGGCGCAGGCGGTCGAGGCCGCCGTCGGCGACCCGGCGGCGCCGCTGCGTGCGGTGGTCAACCTCGTCGGGGGGTACGCCAGCGGCGGACTGGTGCACGAGACGCCGGTCGAGGAGTTCGAGCGGATGCTCACCGTCAACCTGCGGCCGACCTACCTGGTCACCCAGGCCGCGCTGCCGCACCTGGTGGCGTCCGGCGGCGGCGCGGTGGTCTGCGTCTCGGCCCGCGCGGCGGTCGCCCCGTTCCGGGGCGCGGCCGGCTACTCGACGGCCAAGGCGGCGGTGCTGGCCTTCGCCAACGCTGTCGCTGTGGAGTACCGGTCGCAGCACGTACGCTGCAACACCGTTCTGCCCAGCGTCATCGACACCCCGGCGAACCGGGCGGCCCAGCCCGACGCCGACCACTCCCGTTGGGTGACGCCGGAGGAGATCGCGCCGGTGATCCGGTTCCTGGCGTCGGCCGACTCCGCTCCGACCAGCGGGGCCACCGTTCCGGTCTACGGGCGGGCCTGAGCCGCCACCCGGCCGACCTCGTCCCCGTCCGATGCGGAGGTCGGCAGCCAGGTCTCCAGGTGGGCCTGGATCTGCTCGGTCACCTCCTCGGCCGGGCGACCCGCGTCCACCAGCACGAAGCTGGGATATTCGGGCAGCGCCCGGTAGGCGGTGTCGGCGGCGGTGAGCCACCCCATCGTCTCGTGGTCGGTGCCGCGCTCCTCGATGCGCCGGTACGCCTCCGCCGGGTCGACGGCGAGCAGGAAGGTCACCTGCGGCGTCGGGAACAACCGGTAGCCGGCCCGGGCGAGCCGCTCCCAGCGCTGCCCGCCGTGCGCCCGGATGCTCGCGTACTGGCAGGCCGAGTAGCGGTCCATCACCGCCGTCCGGCCGGTGAGCAGACAGCTGAGCAGGGCGATGGCGATGGCGAGCCAGCGCAGCACCGACTCCACGGCCAGCACGCCGTCGCGCCCGACGAGTCGTTGCGCGTCCGGTCGGCCGAGGCGGTGGGCGAGCCGTCCGAGCCAGCGTCGGCCACTGGCGTTGCGGCGGTAGGTGGCGGGGCGGCCGGCGGCGGTCAGCGCGTCGGCCAGCCGGTGTGCCTGAGTGGTCTTGCCCGAACCGTCGATGCCGATCAGGGCGACGGTGCGCAATCGGGCCTTGCGTCGTCGCATCCCCGATGATCTGGCCACTCTCCACAGGTTATCCGACCCACGCACCTGCTCCGCGGGGTTTGTCGCGGTTCATCCCTGTTGACGCCCGACCGAGACACCAGCAGGTGTGGGCGACCGGAATGCCGGGTACCGGAGTTCGAAATCCAACCGCCGGTCCACCAACACGACGACGGAGGAACCAGATGGCTGAGCGCGGGGACGAGAGTCTGGTGCACACCCTCAAGAAGGTCGCCGCCGTGCTCAAGCAGTCCGAGATCCCGTTCGCCCTGGGCGGCAGCTTCGCCGTCTACGCCCACGGGGGCCACTCGAGTGACCACGACGTCGACTTCCTGATCCGGGAGGCCGACGTCGAGCAGGCGCTGGAGGCGCTGGTTGCCGCCGGCTTCGTCGCCGAGCGTCCCCCGGAGGACTGGCTGGTGAAGGTCTTCGACGACGGCCGGATGGTGGACCTGATCCACCGGCCGATCGAGACACCGGTGACCGAGGAGACATTCGCCGACACGGTCGTTCGGCCGGTCGACGCGATCCACATGCCGGTGCTGTCCGCCACCCAGTTGATGGTGCACAAACTGCTCAGCTTCTCCCAGCACTACTGCGACTTCGCCCGCGGTCTGCCGCTGGCCCGCTCTCTGCGGGAGCAGATCGACTGGGAACGGGTACGCAAGGAGACGCAGCACTCGCCGTACGCCGAGGCGTTCCTGGTGCTGCTGGACCGGCTGGAGGTGGTGCCGGCCGCCGGCACCCAGCCAGGAGAGGGGACATCGTGACCCACCAACGCGACATCGGCGCCGGGCCACCGGACGAGTACGTCGAGGCGGAGATCCAACGGTTGCTCGTCGAGGACCCCGCCGTCGCCGAACAGGGGATCACAGTGGTTCGACGGGAACGTGCCCTCGTGCTCTACGGCGAGGTGGAGAGCCCGCACCGGCGGGAGGAGATCCTGCGTCGGGTGTCCGAGCGCTTCCCGGACGTGCCGATCACCAGCGACATCGGGGTGATCCGCGCCCAGGCGCCCACGGAGATCGAGCAACTGCCCTGAGGGAGGTTCCATGGTGATCCGGATTGCCGCTGTGGGCGACGTGCATCTGGACGAGGACGTGGTGGGCCGGTTCCGACCGGCGTTGGAAGAGCTGCCGGAGTGCGCCGACGTGCTGCTGCTGGCCGGGGACCTGACCCGGCACGGCACCGAGGCCGAGGCGCGCTGCGTGGCAGAGGAGTTCGGCGGGTTGGCCGTACCGGTGGTGACAGTGCTCGGCAACCACGACCACCAGTGCGACCAGGTGCCACAGGTGGTCAAGGTGCTGGAGGACGCGGGCATCACGGTGCTGGAGGGCAACGGCGTCGTGCTGGACTGCGCGGGCGGCCGGCTGGGCATCGCCGGCGTGAAGGGCTTCGGCGGTGGGTTCGCCGGGCGGTGCGCGAGTGACTTCGGCGAGCCGGAGATGAAGGCCTTCGTGCGGACCACCACCGACAGCGCGGACCGCCTCGGTGCGGCGCTGCGCTCGCTGGACTGCGACATGCTGGTCGCGCTCACCCACTACTCCCCGGTTCCGGACACGCTGGCCGGCGAACCGTTGGAGATCTACCCGTTCCTGGGGTCGTACCAGTTGGGGCAGGCGATCGACTCGGCGCCCACGGCGCTGGCCGTGCACGGGCACGCGCACGCCGGCACCGAACGCGGCACGACCCCCGGCGGGGTACGCGTCCGCAACGTCGCGCACCCGGTGATCAAGCAGGCGTACAGCGTCTTTCACGTTGGCGATCAACTCGACACCGACCAGGTTTCCCCGATCGGCCAGTCGGGTAGTCAGAGGTCATGGAGCTGATTCTCTGGATTCTCGCAGTCGTACTCGTGGTCGCCGGCATCCTCGCGCTGTTCCGCCGGCAGATCCTGTGGGGCATCGTCCTCATCGTCGTCGGGCTGTTGGTCGGCCCGGGTGGTGTCAGCATCTTCAATTAGCGCTCGTATCGCCCTGATTCCGGGACCCGCCGGGGTCGCCGCGACCGGAGCTTCGTCCTCCCGACAGAAGCACCGGCCGTGGCGATCCCGGCGCTTTTTCGTGGGTGGCCGGCCCCGGACCGCCCTCCCGCTCGGCGGTTTGAGCCGGCCCCGAGAGGAAATATCTCGACCATGGAGATATCTCGGGACGCGCCGGCGACCTCCGGCCGGCGAGCGTGGTGGGCCCTCGCCGGCTTCGCTGCGGCGGTCTTCGTCGCCGCCGCGATCGGCGGGCTGGGCGTGCAGGGCACCACCGAGGAGTACGCGAACCTGCGGCAGCCCAGCTGGGCCCCGCCCTCCTGGCTCTTCGGCCCGGTCTGGTCGCTGCTCTACGCGCTGATCGCGGTGGCCGGCTGGCTGGCGTGGCGCCGGGTCGGCTTCTCCCCCGCCCTCTGGGCGTGGACCGCCCAGCTGGTGCTCAACGCGATCTGGACCCCCCTGTTCTTCGGCGCGGGGCGGTACGGGCTGGCGTTCGCCGAGATCGTGCTGATGTGGCTGGCGATCGGTCTGACGGTGGTGCTCTTCGCCCGGGTGTCCCGGGTGGCGGCGGCGCTGATGCTGCCGTACTGGGCCTGGGTCACCTTCGCCGCCGCGCTGAACCTGTCGATCTGGCAGCTGAACAACTGACCGACCGGTCCCCGGTGGCGGTGGCCGACCGGGGACCGTGGCGGGGTCAGCAGCGGGGTACGCCGGGGATGTAGCCGTCGGAGCCGGTGTACACGTACGCGTCGGCTATGTAGCGGCCGGAGCCGATCCGGTCCCAGATCGAGCTGGTGCCGTACGTGCCGGTGACAGTGGTGCCGCTGGTCTGGCAGGCGATGGTCACCCGGGTGCCGTCGGCGACGGTGCCCACCGAGGCGTACCCGGTGCCGGGGCCGGAGCGGACGGTCAGCGGGGTGCCGCTGGTGTCGACAGTGCCGTTGCCGCTGCCCGAGGAGCACCCGTTGTTGCTGGTGTAGCTCTTGGTGCCCCAGTACAGCGCGAGGGTGCCGTTGAAGCGGACCTGGATGTCGGCCCCGTTGAGGCGCTGCTCGTAGTGCAGGTGGGGGCCGGTCGACCCGCCGGTGCTGCCGACCCAGCCGAGCACCTTGCCGTACCCGACCGTCTGCCCGACCGAGACGTTGAAGCCGTTGAGGTGCGCGTAGTAGGTGCTGTATCCGCCCCCGTGGTTGATTCGGACGTATTTGCCGTAGCTGGTGCCGCCGAGGTCGGTCACCCGGTCGACGGTGCCGGGGGCGCTGGCGACCACCGGGTCGCCGAGGTCGTCGGTGCGGTTGAAGTCGACGGCGTACGCCGGGCTGTGGTCCGACCGGGTCTGCCCGGACCAGGACTGGCCGCACGGGAACGGCACCTTGAAGGTCGGCGCGGCCATCGCCGGGGTCGCCGGCACCAGCGCTCCCCCGACGAAGAGACCCGTCACCAGCAGGCTGATCCACCGCTTTCGCATACAGCTCCTCCTATGTCGAAAACCTTCGATCCGGTGCGCCCAGCCTGACAGATATCGTCAATCTTCGAAAGAGTCCCCAGCGTGTACCGGGAGCGCGCCCACCAGGCAGCCCGCAGGTTTCCGGATTGTTACTCGCTCGTGTCTGACAGGGGGTGGACCGCGCCGGATGCAAGCGCTTACATGTGTGCACGCCCAATCGGACCGGCGACGGGTCACCAGCACGACCGCGCCGGCTAGGAAGGAGGACGGCATGGCGGTCTTTACCAGACCACGCCAGGCCTTCGTGATCGCCGGTGTACTCGGGCTGGCGCTCAGCGCCACCGCCTGCGGTACCGGCGACGACAAGAAGAGCAACAACGCGGGCTCCGCGGAGTGCGCCGCATACGAGAAGTACGAGGGCCACGACGGCAAGAAGGTCTCCATCTACGCGTCCATCCGTGACGCCGAGGCCGACCTGCTGGAGCGGTCCTGGTCGCAGTTCACCGAGTGCACCGGCATCGAGATCGACTACGAGGGCAGCGGCGAGTTCGAAGCGCAGCTCCCCGTCCGGGTCGACGGTGGCAACGCGCCCGACATCGCCTTCGTGCCGCAGCCGGGCCTGGTGAAGCGCTTCGCGGACGCCGGCAAGCTGAAGTCGCTCAGCGCCGACACCAAGGCGCTCGCCGAGCAGAACATGCCGGCCGACTGGCTGAAGTACGGCACCGTGAACGGGACGCTCTACGGCGTGCCGCTCGGCGCCAACGTGAAGTCCTTCGTCTGGTACTCGCCGAAGACGTTCAAGGAGAAGGGCTGGGAGGTTCCGACCACCTGGGACCAGCTCATCGCCCTGAGCGACAAGATCGCCGCCAGCGGCACGAAGCCGTGGTGCGCGGGCGTCGAGTCCGGTGACGCCACCGGCTGGCCGGCCACCGACTGGATCGAGGACGTGGTCCTGCGTACGCAGGGTCCCGAGGTCTACGACCAGTGGACCACCCACGCCATCCCGTTCAACGACCCGAAGATCGTCGACGCGGTCGACCGCGCCGGCAGCATCCTCAAGAACGACAAGTACATGAACGGCGGCTTCGGCGGCGTCAAGAGCATCACCACCACCGCCTTCCAGGAGGCGGGCCTGCCGGTGACCACCGGCAAGTGCGCGATGCACCGACAGGCGTCGTTCTACGCCAACCAGTTCCCCGAGGGCACCAAGGTGGCCGAGGACGGCGACGCGTTCGCCTTCTACTTCCCGGCCATCGACCCGGCCAAGGGCAAGCCGGTGCTGGGCGCTGGCGAGTTCGTCGTCGGCTACGCCGACCGCCCCGAGGTGCAGGCGGTGCAGACGTACCTCGTCTCGGCGGAGTACGTGAACAGCCGCGCGAAGCTCGGCAACTGGGTCACGGCGAACAACAAGCTGGACATCGCCAACGTCGCCAGCCCGATCGACAAGCTCTCCGTCCAGATCCTGCAGGACAAGACGGGCACCTTCCGCTTCGACGGATCCGACCTGATGCCGGCCGCCGTCGGCGCGGGAACGTTCTGGAAGGGCATGGTCGAGTGGCTGAACGGCAAGGCGACCGCCCCGGTGCTCCAGGGCATCGAGAGCAGCTGGCCTAAGTGATCCCGGCGGTGGCCCGGTCCGCGTTCGCGGACCGGGCCACCGGCCGAGGTGGACCCGGAAGGGAGGGTTGATGAAGTTCGACTTCGCCGATCAGCAGCCGAAGTTCCTCATGCTGATGTACGGGCTGGTCGCCTTCGTACTGGTCGTGGGCGGTCTGCTCCTGTTGCTCGACGTGGTGCCGGCCTGGTTCGCCCGTCGGCGGGAGGCCCAGCTCGTCGCCGCCTCCGTGGGCGGAGGCCCGCTGCCCCGCCGACGCAAGCAGCGGGAGGGACTCTTCGCGTTCTTCTTCCTGCTGCCGACGCTGCTGCTGCTCGTCATCGGCCTGGTCGTGCCGGCCATCCGCACCACGCTGCTCTCCCTGATGGATGGGACCAGCACCAACTGGGTGGGCCTGCGCAACTACGGCTGGATGTTCTCCGACGACTCGATCGTCCGGGTCCTGATCAACACCCTGGTCTGGGTGCTCCTGGTCCCGCTGGTAGCGACCGGGTTCGGCCTGATCTACGCCGTGCTGGTGGACAAGGCCCGGTTCGAGGCCGTGGCCAAGTCACTGATCTTCCTGCCGATGGCCATCTCCTTCGTCGGCGCCAGCATCATCTGGAAGTTCGTATACGCCTACCGGGGCGACGGCGATCAGATCGGTCTGCTCAACCAGATCGTGGTCAGCCTCGGCGGTGAGCCCAAGCAGTGGCTGCTCGAATCACCCCTGAACACGCTGCTGCTGATCGTCATCATGGTCTGGATCCAGGCTGGTTTCGCCATGGTGGTGCTCTCCGCAGCGATCAAGGCGATTCCCGGCGACATCGTCGAAGCCGCGCGGCTCGACGGCGTCAGCCCGTGGCAGATGTTCTGGCAGATCACCATGCCGAGCATCCGGCCGGCCCTGATCGTCGTGGTGGTGACGCTCACCATCGCCACGCTCAAGGTCTTCGACATCGTCCGGACCTCGACGAACGGCAACTACGACACCAGCGTGATCGCCAGCGAGATGTACAACCAGGCGTTCCGGTACGGCCAGAACGGGCAGGGTTCCGCGCTCGCGGTCTTCCTCTTCATCCTGGTCATCCCGGTCGTGATCTACCAGATCCGCAACCTCCGTCAGCAGCGGGAGGGCTGAGATGACGACCGCAACGCCCACCGTCGCCGCCGGCACCCAGA comes from Micromonospora vinacea and encodes:
- a CDS encoding metallophosphoesterase family protein; this translates as MVIRIAAVGDVHLDEDVVGRFRPALEELPECADVLLLAGDLTRHGTEAEARCVAEEFGGLAVPVVTVLGNHDHQCDQVPQVVKVLEDAGITVLEGNGVVLDCAGGRLGIAGVKGFGGGFAGRCASDFGEPEMKAFVRTTTDSADRLGAALRSLDCDMLVALTHYSPVPDTLAGEPLEIYPFLGSYQLGQAIDSAPTALAVHGHAHAGTERGTTPGGVRVRNVAHPVIKQAYSVFHVGDQLDTDQVSPIGQSGSQRSWS
- a CDS encoding MurR/RpiR family transcriptional regulator, which encodes MAKSAKISASHEPGGLIVHISGLLPSLSPAEQRVARLVVSDPAAAARRTITDLATAAETSEATVIRFCRSVGMDGYPQLRIRLAAEAARRIEPPDARVVGGDIPPGADLAQIIATIAFNDARAVEETAEQLDPAVCEQVVEAIGGAGRIDIYGAGASGFVASDFQQKLHRIGRIAFYFPDVHTALTSAALLGRGDVAIGISHTGTTSDVIEVLEQARTRGAATVALTNFPRSPITDVADFVLTTAARETTYRSGATASRLAQLTVVDCLFVGVAARNRARARKALEATAEAVQSHRVGANRRRA
- a CDS encoding TspO/MBR family protein — its product is MEISRDAPATSGRRAWWALAGFAAAVFVAAAIGGLGVQGTTEEYANLRQPSWAPPSWLFGPVWSLLYALIAVAGWLAWRRVGFSPALWAWTAQLVLNAIWTPLFFGAGRYGLAFAEIVLMWLAIGLTVVLFARVSRVAAALMLPYWAWVTFAAALNLSIWQLNN
- the murQ gene encoding N-acetylmuramic acid 6-phosphate etherase translates to MTAGAEMPAPPARPTVRVGAPTERRNPLSVDLDLMSTRDVLTVINEADRRVPAAVAAVLDEIATTVDLAVAALRGGHRVHYFGAGTSGRLGVLDAAELAPTFNSPRHWFCAHLAGGPDAMWRAVEDAEDDDRGGAVEAASCVRAGDLVVGLAASGRTPYVLGALAAARAKGASTVLLCANPEAEAARSVDVFIGVDTGPEVVTGSTRMKAGTAQKLVLNTFSTAVMVRLGRVYSNLMIDMVATNAKLRGRMISILVEATGCSEELSQRALSEADGDLKTALVSLVSGAEIDAARAALARSADQVRGALALLAS
- a CDS encoding NAD-dependent epimerase/dehydratase family protein, with protein sequence MPRHAELSDNNFMIAVCRGQSGWPNRLATAQDRRMRILILGGTRFLGRETARLAVEQGHEVTCAARGVSGVVPTGARFVAADRDDPEALVPLADEGFDAVIDVSRQVSHARHALAALADHVGHWSFVSTISVYADHTTPGQTAADAPILAPAPPDVDGPIGPDHRWYGECKVSIEELVRERMGVDRSFICRAGLIVGAEDPSDRFPYWVRRLSAGGEVLAPGHPSDRVQFVDVADLARWLLHAAGTRLGGTYDGTGPAMSRADLLAGVAAGLGVVDPLLTWVDQDFLLSHDVREWSGERALPLWVRLPETAGLMDRDVRPALDASLTVRPLADTVRATASWMAAHPAAVRQGGLDPADEAAILGKWQAVRDR
- a CDS encoding GPGG-motif small membrane protein; this encodes MELILWILAVVLVVAGILALFRRQILWGIVLIVVGLLVGPGGVSIFN
- a CDS encoding M23 family metallopeptidase, yielding MRKRWISLLVTGLFVGGALVPATPAMAAPTFKVPFPCGQSWSGQTRSDHSPAYAVDFNRTDDLGDPVVASAPGTVDRVTDLGGTSYGKYVRINHGGGYSTYYAHLNGFNVSVGQTVGYGKVLGWVGSTGGSTGPHLHYEQRLNGADIQVRFNGTLALYWGTKSYTSNNGCSSGSGNGTVDTSGTPLTVRSGPGTGYASVGTVADGTRVTIACQTSGTTVTGTYGTSSIWDRIGSGRYIADAYVYTGSDGYIPGVPRC
- a CDS encoding nucleotidyltransferase; protein product: MAERGDESLVHTLKKVAAVLKQSEIPFALGGSFAVYAHGGHSSDHDVDFLIREADVEQALEALVAAGFVAERPPEDWLVKVFDDGRMVDLIHRPIETPVTEETFADTVVRPVDAIHMPVLSATQLMVHKLLSFSQHYCDFARGLPLARSLREQIDWERVRKETQHSPYAEAFLVLLDRLEVVPAAGTQPGEGTS
- a CDS encoding carbohydrate ABC transporter permease gives rise to the protein MKFDFADQQPKFLMLMYGLVAFVLVVGGLLLLLDVVPAWFARRREAQLVAASVGGGPLPRRRKQREGLFAFFFLLPTLLLLVIGLVVPAIRTTLLSLMDGTSTNWVGLRNYGWMFSDDSIVRVLINTLVWVLLVPLVATGFGLIYAVLVDKARFEAVAKSLIFLPMAISFVGASIIWKFVYAYRGDGDQIGLLNQIVVSLGGEPKQWLLESPLNTLLLIVIMVWIQAGFAMVVLSAAIKAIPGDIVEAARLDGVSPWQMFWQITMPSIRPALIVVVVTLTIATLKVFDIVRTSTNGNYDTSVIASEMYNQAFRYGQNGQGSALAVFLFILVIPVVIYQIRNLRQQREG
- a CDS encoding ABC transporter substrate-binding protein — protein: MAVFTRPRQAFVIAGVLGLALSATACGTGDDKKSNNAGSAECAAYEKYEGHDGKKVSIYASIRDAEADLLERSWSQFTECTGIEIDYEGSGEFEAQLPVRVDGGNAPDIAFVPQPGLVKRFADAGKLKSLSADTKALAEQNMPADWLKYGTVNGTLYGVPLGANVKSFVWYSPKTFKEKGWEVPTTWDQLIALSDKIAASGTKPWCAGVESGDATGWPATDWIEDVVLRTQGPEVYDQWTTHAIPFNDPKIVDAVDRAGSILKNDKYMNGGFGGVKSITTTAFQEAGLPVTTGKCAMHRQASFYANQFPEGTKVAEDGDAFAFYFPAIDPAKGKPVLGAGEFVVGYADRPEVQAVQTYLVSAEYVNSRAKLGNWVTANNKLDIANVASPIDKLSVQILQDKTGTFRFDGSDLMPAAVGAGTFWKGMVEWLNGKATAPVLQGIESSWPK
- a CDS encoding SDR family NAD(P)-dependent oxidoreductase, whose protein sequence is MAEGSVLVTGGSGGLGGAVVTAFLEAGWRVVVPERKARPGSEPAAAGLVRVVADLGEPAGAAQAVEAAVGDPAAPLRAVVNLVGGYASGGLVHETPVEEFERMLTVNLRPTYLVTQAALPHLVASGGGAVVCVSARAAVAPFRGAAGYSTAKAAVLAFANAVAVEYRSQHVRCNTVLPSVIDTPANRAAQPDADHSRWVTPEEIAPVIRFLASADSAPTSGATVPVYGRA
- a CDS encoding thymidylate kinase translates to MRRRKARLRTVALIGIDGSGKTTQAHRLADALTAAGRPATYRRNASGRRWLGRLAHRLGRPDAQRLVGRDGVLAVESVLRWLAIAIALLSCLLTGRTAVMDRYSACQYASIRAHGGQRWERLARAGYRLFPTPQVTFLLAVDPAEAYRRIEERGTDHETMGWLTAADTAYRALPEYPSFVLVDAGRPAEEVTEQIQAHLETWLPTSASDGDEVGRVAAQARP